A DNA window from Ipomoea triloba cultivar NCNSP0323 chromosome 10, ASM357664v1 contains the following coding sequences:
- the LOC116032532 gene encoding endoglucanase 6, producing the protein MERIVFLLLGFLLLLPCVVMGGHDYAQALSKSFLFYEAQRSGYLPHTQRVQWRGNSGLLDGKASGVDLIGGYYDAGDNVKFGLPMAFTVTMMSWSIIEYGRQMGASGELSHAMDAVKWGTDYLIKAHPQPDVLYGEVGDGNTDHYCWQRPEDMTTSRTAYKIDPSHPGSDLAGETAAAMAAASIVFRRYNPSYSNELLKHAYQLFEFADKYRGKYDSSITVAQKYYRSVSGYMDELLWAAAWLYEASNNEYYLNYLGENGAALGGTGWAMTEFGWDVKYAGVQTLVAKILMRGNAGRHAAVLEKYQQKAEYFMCSCLGKGSRNVQRTPGGLIFRQRWNNMQFVTSASFLLTAYSDYLSSAGKSLKCSSGYVPPSALLSFAQSQVDYILGDNPRATSYMVGYGNNYPKQIHHRASSIVSIKVDPTFVTCRGGYATWYGRKASDPNLLVGALVGGPDAYDNFADQRDNYEQTEPATYNNAPFIGVLARLHAGHSGYNQLLAAPVPHPQPKPAPEAKPSPISPPIVTPAPVSSSAEIGVAQRVTKSWVSKGKTYHRYSAIVTNKSAKSLKDLKLSISKLYGPLWGLSKYGNSYALPKWQKSLAAGKSLEFVYIHAASPAQVSVSAYNLV; encoded by the exons ATGGAGAGAATTGTGTTTTTGTTGTTggggtttcttcttcttcttccttgtgtgGTAATGGGCGGCCATGACTATGCTCAAGCTCTGAGTAAGAGTTTCTTGTTCTATGAAGCTCAGAGATCTGGTTATCTCCCCCATACTCAGAGAGTTCAATGGAGGGGAAATTCTGGGCTCCTTGATGGCAAAGCTAGTGGG GTGGATCTGATTGGAGGGTACTATGATGCTGGGGACAACGTGAAATTTGGGCTCCCAATGGCGTTCACCGTTACCATGATGTCCTGGAGCATCATAGAATATGGACGGCAAATGGGTGCCAGTGGGGAGCTTAGCCACGCCATGGATGCTGTCAAGTGGGGCACTGATTATCTCATCAAAGCTCACCCTCAACCTGATGTCCTTTATGGAGAG GTGGGGGATGGGAACACTGACCATTATTGTTGGCAAAGGCCGGAAGATATGACCACTTCGAGAACCGCCTACAAGATCGACCCCAGCCACCCTGGATCCGACCTCGCCGGCGAGACCGCCGCCGCCATGGCCGCCGCGTCCATCGTCTTCCGCCGCTACAACCCTTCCTATTCCAACGAGTTACTCAAACATGCCTATCAG TTATTTGAGTTTGCAGACAAATACAGGGGCAAATATGACAGCAGCATCACCGTCGCACAAAAGTACTACCGATCCGTTAGCGGTTACATG GATGAATTGCTATGGGCAGCTGCGTGGTTGTACGAAGCATCAAATAATGAGTACTACTTGAACTACTTGGGTGAGAATGGAGCTGCACTTGGAGGAACTGGGTGGGCCATGACTGAGTTTGGGTGGGATGTTAAATATGCTGGAGTCCAAACTCTTGTTGCTAAG ATCCTAATGCGTGGGAATGCTGGGCGGCATGCGGCAGTGTTGGAGAAGTATCAGCAGAAGGCAGAGTACTTCATGTGCTCCTGCCTTGGAAAGGGTAGCCGGAATGTTCAGAGGACTCCCGGAGGCCTCATTTTCCGGCAGAGATGGAACAATATGCAGTTTGTTACCAGCGCCTCCTTCCTCCTCACTGCATACTCCGACTATCTCTCCTCTGCTGGCAAGTCTCTCAAGTGTTCTTCTGGCTATGTTCCCCCTTCTGCACTTCTCTCCTTTGCTCAATCACAG GTGGACTATATTCTCGGGGACAACCCGAGGGCGACAAGTTACATGGTGGGATATGGGAACAACTACCCCAAGCAAATTCACCATAGAGCCTCCTCCATTGTCTCCATCAAGGTTGATCCTACCTTTGTTACCTGCCGAGGAGGCTATGCCACGTGGTATGGCAGGAAGGCGAGCGATCCCAATCTGCTTGTTGGTGCTCTCGTCGGAGGGCCTGATGCCTACGACAACTTTGCCGATCAAAGAGACAACTATGAGCAGACAGAGCCTGCTACTTACAACAATGCTCCATTCATTGGTGTCTTGGCTAGACTACATGCTGGTCATAGTGGATATAACCAGCTCCTTGCAG CTCCCGTTCCCCATCCTCAACCTAAGCCAGCTCCAGAAGCGAAACCAAGTCCAATTTCACCGCCAATAGTAACTCCTGCACCAG TTTCCTCGTCGGCTGAGATTGGGGTTGCACAGAGGGTGACAAAGTCATGGGTTTCTAAAGGCAAAACATACCACAGATACTCAGCAATTGTGACCAACAAGTCTGCCAAGAGCCTCAAGGATTTGAAGCTCTCAATATCCAAACTCTATGGTCCTCTCTGGGGTCTTTCCAAGTATGGCAACTCCTATGCCTTACCAAAATGGCAGAAATCTCTGGCTGCTGGGAAGAGCCTCGAATTCGTGTACATCCATGCTGCTTCTCCTGCTCAAGTCTCGGTATCAGCCTACAATCTGGTCTAA